A genomic region of Planococcus kocurii contains the following coding sequences:
- the greA gene encoding transcription elongation factor GreA produces the protein MANEKQFPMTAAGKQKLEDELDFLKTIKRKEVVERIKIARYFGDLSENAEYDSAKEDQAFVEGRISTLESMIRNAVIINENESNKDVVRLGTTVTFIEVPDGDKESYTIVGSAEADPLEGRISNDSPIAKSMIGRTIGENVKVLTPGGEMEIKILSIT, from the coding sequence ATGGCTAACGAAAAACAATTTCCAATGACAGCTGCAGGAAAGCAGAAGTTGGAAGATGAACTGGATTTTTTAAAAACAATTAAACGTAAAGAAGTAGTCGAACGAATCAAAATCGCTCGTTATTTTGGTGATTTATCTGAGAACGCTGAGTATGACTCTGCGAAAGAAGATCAGGCTTTTGTAGAAGGTCGCATCTCAACACTTGAATCGATGATCCGTAACGCAGTTATCATAAATGAAAATGAATCAAACAAAGATGTCGTTCGCTTAGGGACGACTGTAACATTCATAGAAGTTCCAGATGGCGATAAAGAGTCTTATACAATTGTTGGATCAGCAGAAGCAGATCCTTTAGAAGGTCGCATTTCAAACGATTCTCCAATTGCGAAAAGCATGATTGGCCGCACGATTGGTGAAAATGTTAAAGTATTAACACCAGGCGGAGAAATGGAAATCAAGATTCTTTCAATCACGTGA
- the ruvX gene encoding Holliday junction resolvase RuvX, with protein MRIIGLDVGSKTIGVAISDPMGWTAQGIETIKINEAIEEFGMVRLGELIKQYEVTEAVVGYPKNMNNSIGPRAQASERFADLLKEAYSIPVVLWDERLTTSAAEKMLISADVSRKNRKKVIDKMAAVMILQGYLDFKK; from the coding sequence ATGCGCATAATTGGACTTGATGTTGGTTCGAAAACAATTGGAGTCGCGATTAGTGATCCGATGGGCTGGACAGCTCAGGGAATCGAAACCATCAAAATAAATGAAGCCATCGAGGAATTTGGCATGGTCCGTCTCGGTGAACTAATCAAACAATATGAAGTGACTGAAGCAGTTGTGGGGTACCCGAAAAACATGAACAATTCAATTGGGCCACGTGCTCAAGCATCCGAAAGATTTGCAGATTTGCTGAAAGAAGCGTATAGTATACCGGTGGTCCTATGGGATGAACGGCTTACAACGTCTGCAGCAGAGAAGATGTTAATCTCCGCGGATGTCAGTCGCAAAAATCGCAAAAAAGTGATCGACAAGATGGCAGCAGTCATGATTTTGCAGGGCTATCTTGATTTTAAAAAATAA
- a CDS encoding O-methyltransferase codes for MVTNQLSTTLKAIQTYAALHHIPIMEDQGIGELVELLKIQQPKQILEIGAAIGFSAIKMAEALPACTVDTVERDDSRYQKALEFIAQTELASRIRIYHADALELELSQLKPQYDAIFIDAAKGQYERFFDKYETLLPTGGIIYCDNMTMHGLSDMPLSDVPRRKRTMIRNLATFKEHMLNHPCYDTELLSSGDGILICRKK; via the coding sequence ATGGTGACCAATCAATTATCAACGACGCTTAAAGCGATTCAGACGTATGCTGCTCTGCATCACATTCCCATCATGGAGGATCAAGGTATCGGAGAGCTGGTTGAACTTTTAAAAATTCAACAGCCTAAACAGATTCTTGAAATTGGTGCAGCGATTGGTTTTTCAGCGATTAAAATGGCTGAGGCGTTACCTGCTTGCACAGTGGATACTGTAGAACGCGATGACTCACGGTATCAAAAGGCGTTGGAATTTATTGCTCAAACAGAGTTAGCGAGTCGCATCCGTATTTATCATGCAGATGCACTAGAACTGGAACTATCCCAACTGAAACCGCAGTATGATGCAATTTTTATAGATGCTGCCAAAGGTCAATACGAGCGCTTTTTCGACAAATACGAAACATTATTGCCAACAGGTGGTATTATCTATTGCGATAACATGACCATGCATGGTCTTTCAGATATGCCATTGTCGGACGTTCCGAGAAGGAAACGGACGATGATTCGCAATTTGGCGACTTTTAAAGAACATATGCTCAATCACCCGTGCTATGATACAGAATTATTATCCTCAGGTGATGGCATACTGATTTGCAGAAAGAAATAA
- the mltG gene encoding endolytic transglycosylase MltG: MGKPSKKEIMFERMKEKKKEVRVVRRIVLIVALILVIIIGIAGFKTYSYVTDALEPVDADSEKVITVEVPIGSSLDSIAALLEENNVIEDARIYKYYVKFKNESEFQAGTYDLVQSMTLDEITESLKTGKVYHEPLFTINVPEGLTVEEIAENVIAKKTSYTAEEFLKQIDDPAYIEELMVKYPDLLTDEIRGDNIRHPLEGYLFPATYPMYEEEPSLTLIIEQMLNATQSNVVPYQGVLEELEKSPHWLLTFASLLEEEATAQSDRQTIASVFYNRLEDDMPLQTDPTVIYAMGKHKERLFNKDYEFEHPYSTYQNKGLPPGPIANAGGSSIQAVLDPAKTDYLYFLADKEGKNHFAKTYEEHLKNRDEYIGE, from the coding sequence GTGGGGAAACCATCAAAAAAAGAAATTATGTTTGAACGTATGAAAGAAAAAAAGAAGGAAGTGAGAGTCGTCCGACGCATCGTATTAATAGTCGCACTGATCCTAGTAATTATCATTGGGATTGCAGGTTTTAAAACCTATAGCTATGTCACTGATGCCTTAGAGCCGGTAGATGCCGACTCAGAAAAAGTGATTACCGTTGAAGTCCCAATCGGTTCGAGTCTGGACAGCATTGCGGCACTGCTTGAAGAAAATAATGTGATTGAAGACGCGCGCATCTATAAATACTATGTCAAATTTAAAAATGAATCTGAGTTTCAAGCAGGAACCTATGATTTGGTGCAGTCGATGACGCTGGATGAAATTACGGAAAGTTTGAAAACGGGTAAGGTTTATCATGAACCGTTGTTTACCATTAATGTTCCAGAAGGTTTAACGGTTGAAGAAATCGCTGAAAATGTTATCGCTAAAAAAACATCGTATACGGCAGAAGAATTTCTGAAACAAATTGATGACCCTGCATATATTGAAGAGTTGATGGTTAAATATCCAGATTTATTGACTGACGAAATACGAGGTGATAATATTCGTCACCCTCTTGAAGGATATCTATTCCCGGCAACTTATCCTATGTATGAAGAAGAGCCATCGTTAACGTTAATTATTGAGCAAATGCTCAATGCGACACAATCCAACGTTGTACCATACCAAGGTGTCTTAGAAGAACTCGAAAAGTCGCCTCATTGGTTATTGACTTTTGCTTCTCTTTTAGAAGAAGAAGCCACAGCACAATCTGATCGCCAAACGATTGCTAGTGTTTTTTACAATCGCTTAGAAGACGATATGCCATTGCAGACAGATCCAACTGTAATTTACGCAATGGGCAAACACAAAGAGCGTTTGTTTAACAAGGATTACGAATTTGAACACCCGTACAGCACATACCAAAACAAAGGGTTGCCACCGGGACCTATCGCAAATGCAGGAGGCTCTTCGATTCAAGCAGTACTAGACCCTGCAAAAACCGATTACCTCTATTTCTTAGCGGACAAGGAAGGCAAGAATCACTTTGCTAAAACTTACGAAGAGCATTTGAAGAATCGAGACGAGTATATTGGAGAGTAA
- a CDS encoding DUF1510 family protein, whose protein sequence is MNNEEKPYPSRLKKKKNRSNSILNILIGLVFALILIIGVSMLFGGGNEQAQDPDQVASSPEIDEQTSGTEDSEGTEETAKEKEAAEKEKEAAKKAEEEKEKEESAIKGGTITREDSSDPIVEETVINTSWEPIGTKQKGDHVSVYQKNSADWNEKVQAVSYATGLDPNNMYVMMIKNGGGPQKSIATVQSKDESEKYRVHMEWVDGEGWKPVKMDVLKTLKGAY, encoded by the coding sequence ATGAATAACGAAGAAAAGCCGTATCCCTCTCGTTTGAAGAAAAAGAAAAACCGATCAAATTCGATTTTGAACATTTTGATTGGCTTGGTATTTGCATTGATTCTCATAATTGGAGTTTCCATGCTTTTTGGCGGAGGGAACGAACAAGCTCAAGATCCGGATCAAGTAGCGAGTTCGCCTGAAATCGACGAACAAACGAGTGGCACTGAAGACAGCGAAGGCACTGAAGAAACAGCTAAAGAAAAAGAAGCTGCTGAAAAAGAAAAAGAGGCCGCTAAAAAAGCGGAAGAAGAAAAAGAAAAAGAAGAGTCTGCCATTAAAGGTGGAACAATTACACGGGAAGACTCGAGCGATCCAATTGTCGAAGAAACCGTGATTAACACCAGCTGGGAGCCGATTGGCACGAAGCAAAAAGGCGATCATGTTTCTGTCTATCAAAAAAATTCAGCTGACTGGAACGAAAAAGTTCAAGCCGTTTCTTATGCGACGGGCCTTGATCCGAATAATATGTATGTCATGATGATAAAAAATGGCGGTGGTCCGCAGAAATCGATAGCGACTGTTCAGTCGAAAGATGAATCTGAAAAATACCGCGTCCATATGGAATGGGTCGATGGCGAAGGCTGGAAACCAGTAAAAATGGACGTCTTAAAAACGCTTAAAGGCGCCTATTAA
- the udk gene encoding uridine kinase, giving the protein MSTKRPVVIGIAGGSGSGKTSVTNSIYEVFKENSVVVIEQDYYYKDQSHLAFDERLETNYDHPLAFDTDLLIDHINELLERRAIEKPVYNYALHTRAEETVVIEPKDVIILEGILVLEDPRLRELMDIKLFVDTDGDLRIIRRLLRDINERGRTIDSVIEQYLTVVRPMHNQFIEPTKRYADVIIPEGGQNEVAIDLMVTKIKTILE; this is encoded by the coding sequence ATGTCTACTAAACGGCCGGTCGTTATTGGAATCGCAGGGGGTTCGGGCTCGGGAAAAACGAGTGTAACGAATTCAATTTATGAAGTCTTTAAAGAAAACTCAGTCGTCGTCATCGAGCAGGACTATTATTACAAAGACCAAAGTCATTTGGCTTTTGATGAGCGCTTGGAAACAAATTACGACCATCCATTAGCATTTGATACGGATTTGTTAATTGATCATATCAACGAATTGCTTGAGCGTCGTGCAATCGAAAAACCGGTTTACAATTATGCTTTACATACACGTGCAGAAGAAACTGTAGTAATCGAGCCAAAAGATGTTATTATACTGGAAGGCATATTAGTACTTGAAGATCCGCGTTTGCGTGAATTAATGGATATTAAATTATTCGTCGATACAGATGGTGATTTGCGCATTATTCGTCGTCTATTGCGTGACATTAATGAACGCGGGCGGACAATCGATTCTGTTATTGAACAGTATTTAACGGTTGTTCGACCGATGCATAATCAATTTATTGAACCGACAAAACGGTATGCCGATGTAATTATTCCTGAAGGTGGCCAAAATGAAGTGGCAATCGATTTAATGGTTACAAAAATTAAAACTATTCTTGAATAG
- a CDS encoding ATP-dependent RecD-like DNA helicase, with protein MTGQIDLFQEEKQFVLGRPVVSIFHNPQNLFSIAKVKIQETNTPYTEKEIIVSGYFPMLTLEEQYRFTGVVKNHPRYGVQFQVETFTKEVPETEQGIIHYLSSDMFNGIGRKTAETIVKKLGKDAIKKILEDPDALDKVPRLSDDKKDTIRATLQMNLGLERVMIQLNDWGFGPQVGMRIYQAYREETIEILTKNPFQLIEEIEGIGFQRADELGTKLGITGSHPDRIKAAILHILNQASLSEGHVYVDAKTLIPLVKEMLESRQQGEIAIEAISKAAIELNEESKVAGEETRLYLPSLYYSEVGIATKLETLLAEQENRTKFPSSEVRKALGEAEERLGVNYAETQVDAIENSINSSVMILTGGPGTGKTTVVRGLVEIYAELHGLSLDPKEYAKKKEPFPIILAAPTGRAAKRLSESTDLPAMTIHRLLGFNGQEKDEETEKEIEGKLIIIDEMSMVDTWLAHQLLKAVPEDAQLIFVGDQDQLPPVGPGQVLRDLLESKRIPTVELTDIYRQASGSSIIELAHQMKNGQLPEDITVKTADRSFIKAGADQIPAVVEKVVRSALSKGHSIKDIQVLAPMYKGPAGIDALNRLIQEMVNPNPDGKRKELAFGDITYRIGDKVLQLVNQPESNVFNGDMGEIVAIMKAKETVEKQDMLVASFDGIEVTYERSDLNQLTLAYCCSIHKSQGSEFPTVIMPVVRGYMKMLRRNLLYTGITRSRDFLILCGDPSVFRYGVERTDDAQRMTTLKSRLAVTTEQPKTEQQTKQQVETEQCGPVSLTAENVHAIHPMIGMEGITPQKFMEA; from the coding sequence GGGCGTCCTGTCGTCTCGATTTTTCACAATCCTCAAAACTTATTCTCCATAGCCAAAGTGAAAATTCAAGAAACCAACACCCCGTACACTGAAAAAGAAATTATTGTATCTGGCTATTTTCCGATGTTAACGCTCGAAGAACAGTATCGTTTTACAGGCGTCGTGAAAAATCATCCGCGTTATGGTGTTCAATTCCAAGTAGAAACGTTTACGAAAGAAGTACCAGAAACCGAACAAGGAATTATTCATTACTTGTCCAGTGATATGTTTAACGGCATTGGCCGGAAAACAGCAGAAACAATCGTCAAAAAACTCGGCAAAGATGCGATCAAGAAAATTCTTGAAGACCCTGATGCATTAGATAAAGTGCCGCGGTTGTCAGATGATAAAAAAGACACCATTCGCGCCACTTTACAGATGAATCTCGGTCTGGAGCGTGTGATGATTCAGCTCAACGACTGGGGCTTTGGCCCTCAAGTGGGCATGCGAATTTATCAAGCTTACCGCGAAGAAACCATTGAAATTTTGACGAAAAATCCTTTTCAGCTGATTGAAGAAATCGAAGGAATCGGTTTTCAACGTGCCGACGAACTCGGAACCAAGCTTGGCATCACTGGCAGTCATCCGGACCGAATCAAAGCGGCAATTTTGCACATTCTAAACCAAGCTTCTCTGTCTGAAGGCCATGTCTATGTAGACGCTAAAACCTTGATTCCGCTAGTTAAGGAAATGCTCGAATCACGTCAGCAAGGAGAAATTGCGATTGAAGCGATTTCGAAAGCTGCTATCGAATTAAATGAAGAAAGTAAAGTCGCAGGCGAAGAAACGCGGCTTTATTTGCCATCGCTGTATTATTCAGAAGTTGGAATTGCGACGAAACTGGAAACTTTACTGGCCGAACAAGAAAATCGCACAAAGTTTCCAAGTTCAGAAGTTCGTAAAGCGCTTGGTGAAGCAGAGGAACGTCTTGGTGTGAATTATGCAGAAACGCAAGTTGACGCGATTGAAAACAGTATTAATTCATCGGTCATGATTTTAACGGGTGGACCGGGTACCGGTAAGACCACGGTTGTCCGCGGATTGGTGGAAATCTATGCAGAACTGCACGGGTTGTCACTCGATCCGAAAGAATACGCCAAGAAAAAAGAGCCGTTTCCCATTATCCTAGCAGCACCAACGGGACGTGCGGCCAAGCGCTTGAGTGAATCCACTGACCTACCGGCAATGACAATCCACCGTTTATTAGGCTTTAATGGGCAAGAAAAAGACGAAGAAACCGAAAAAGAAATCGAAGGCAAATTAATTATTATCGATGAAATGTCGATGGTTGATACGTGGCTTGCTCATCAATTGCTAAAAGCAGTACCAGAAGACGCACAGCTAATTTTCGTTGGAGACCAAGATCAATTGCCGCCGGTTGGTCCCGGACAAGTGCTAAGAGATTTACTCGAATCAAAACGGATTCCGACTGTTGAGCTAACCGATATTTACCGACAAGCGTCAGGTTCCTCCATCATTGAACTCGCCCATCAAATGAAAAATGGACAATTGCCTGAAGACATCACTGTAAAGACGGCCGATCGTTCATTTATCAAAGCGGGAGCCGACCAAATTCCTGCTGTTGTTGAAAAGGTTGTGAGGAGTGCCTTGTCGAAAGGTCATTCGATTAAAGACATTCAAGTGCTTGCTCCGATGTATAAAGGACCAGCCGGAATCGATGCTTTGAACCGTCTGATTCAAGAAATGGTCAACCCGAATCCGGATGGCAAACGAAAAGAATTAGCATTTGGTGACATTACGTACCGCATCGGTGATAAAGTGTTGCAGCTCGTCAATCAACCAGAAAGCAATGTCTTTAATGGTGACATGGGTGAAATTGTCGCTATTATGAAAGCCAAAGAAACCGTTGAAAAACAAGACATGTTAGTGGCGTCTTTTGACGGCATTGAAGTAACTTATGAACGCAGCGATTTAAACCAACTCACGCTAGCATACTGTTGTTCGATCCATAAGTCACAAGGATCTGAATTTCCAACTGTCATCATGCCAGTAGTTCGGGGCTACATGAAAATGTTGCGCCGCAATTTGCTTTACACGGGTATTACTCGGAGTAGGGATTTTCTTATTCTCTGTGGAGATCCAAGCGTCTTCCGTTACGGAGTTGAACGCACGGACGACGCACAGCGCATGACCACATTAAAAAGCCGTCTAGCGGTCACAACCGAACAACCAAAAACCGAACAACAAACAAAGCAACAAGTCGAGACAGAACAATGCGGTCCCGTCAGTTTAACTGCCGAAAATGTCCACGCCATCCATCCAATGATTGGCATGGAAGGCATTACTCCACAAAAGTTTATGGAAGCTTGA
- the alaS gene encoding alanine--tRNA ligase → MKNLKAEDIRQMYIDFFKEKGHDQEPSAPLVPFEDPSLLWINSGVATLKKYFDGRVIPNNPRIVNAQKSIRTNDIENVGKTARHHTFFEMLGNFSIGEYFKTEAIHWAWEFLTDDKWIGFDAEKLSITVHPEDEEAYAIWLNEVGVPAERIIRLEGNFWDIGEGPSGPNSEIFYDRGESYGNDLTDPELYPGGENDRYLEIWNLVFSQFNHNADHTYTLLPKQNIDTGMGLERMACVAQDVATNYDTDLFVPIIRKTEEISGKTYGEDADMDMAFKVIADHIRTVAFAIGDGALPSNEGRGYVLRRLLRRAVRYAKKLGVEQPFLFELVPVVGDIMKSFYPEVNNKQDFIIRVMKLEEQRFHETLHDGLAILSSVVEKQKANGQTEIPGEDAFRLYDTYGFPVELTEEYAEEEGMTIDHNGFEAAMQAQRDRARNARQNVNSMQTQSEVLGNIKTASEFIGYSQTVSDAKVVVIIKDGELADRAHEGEEVQVILDQTPFYAESGGQIADRGTLSNDLVQATVLNVKKAPNGQNLHSVRINTGELTLASVTAQVDAADRRHTVKNHTATHLLHQALKDTLGTHVNQAGSYVGPDRLRFDFSHFGQVTKEELETIEKIVNEKVWEGIAVQTGYHNLQEAKDMGAMALFGEKYGDVVRVVEIGDYSLELCGGVHVFNTSEIGLFKIVSEGGIGAGVRRIEALTGKGAYENLKDSEHVLEQAAGLLKSSPKEMIQKAQSVQAEIKAFQRENESLLAKISNAQSAGILDAAQKIGDITVLSIKVEAKDNNQLRQMMDDLKTKMDKAVIVLGATDGDKVMLAAGVTKDLAGGDYHAGQIVKHVAEQCGGKGGGRPDMAMAGAKDVDKLESALESVYSLVK, encoded by the coding sequence ATGAAAAATTTAAAAGCAGAAGACATTAGACAAATGTATATTGATTTCTTTAAAGAAAAGGGCCACGATCAGGAGCCAAGTGCACCGCTTGTTCCTTTTGAAGATCCTTCCTTGTTGTGGATTAACAGTGGCGTCGCTACCTTAAAGAAATACTTTGATGGCCGTGTCATTCCAAACAACCCTAGAATCGTAAATGCACAAAAATCAATTCGTACGAACGATATTGAAAACGTTGGTAAAACAGCGCGTCACCATACATTCTTTGAAATGCTTGGGAACTTTTCAATCGGCGAATACTTTAAAACTGAAGCGATTCACTGGGCTTGGGAATTTTTAACGGACGACAAATGGATCGGTTTTGACGCTGAAAAACTTTCTATAACAGTTCATCCAGAAGACGAAGAAGCATATGCAATTTGGTTAAATGAAGTGGGTGTACCTGCGGAGCGCATTATTCGTTTGGAAGGGAATTTCTGGGATATCGGTGAAGGCCCAAGTGGTCCGAACTCTGAAATTTTCTACGATCGCGGCGAAAGCTACGGCAACGATTTGACTGACCCTGAATTATATCCTGGTGGCGAAAATGATCGTTATTTGGAAATTTGGAACTTGGTGTTCTCACAATTCAACCACAACGCGGATCACACCTACACATTACTGCCTAAACAAAACATTGATACAGGAATGGGCTTAGAGCGCATGGCTTGTGTGGCTCAAGATGTAGCAACCAACTACGATACGGATTTATTCGTACCGATTATCCGAAAAACGGAAGAAATTTCGGGGAAAACATATGGCGAAGACGCGGATATGGATATGGCGTTTAAAGTGATTGCTGACCACATCCGTACGGTTGCATTTGCGATTGGTGACGGAGCCCTTCCATCTAACGAAGGCCGTGGATATGTATTACGTCGCTTATTACGTCGTGCCGTACGTTATGCGAAAAAATTAGGCGTTGAACAGCCATTCTTGTTTGAGCTAGTACCAGTGGTTGGAGACATTATGAAGAGCTTTTACCCAGAAGTTAACAACAAACAAGACTTTATCATTCGTGTGATGAAACTAGAAGAACAGCGTTTCCACGAAACACTTCATGACGGCTTAGCAATTTTGTCTTCGGTTGTGGAAAAACAAAAAGCGAACGGACAAACAGAAATTCCTGGTGAAGATGCATTCCGTCTTTATGACACATACGGGTTCCCGGTTGAATTGACTGAGGAATATGCGGAAGAAGAAGGCATGACCATCGACCATAATGGCTTTGAAGCAGCGATGCAAGCGCAGCGTGATCGTGCAAGAAACGCGCGTCAAAACGTTAATTCGATGCAAACTCAATCTGAAGTTTTGGGTAATATTAAAACAGCCAGTGAATTTATTGGCTATAGCCAGACTGTTTCAGATGCTAAAGTAGTAGTTATTATTAAGGATGGTGAACTTGCTGACCGTGCACATGAAGGCGAAGAAGTTCAAGTTATTCTAGATCAAACACCATTTTATGCAGAAAGTGGCGGACAAATAGCAGATCGCGGAACCTTGAGCAATGATTTGGTTCAAGCGACTGTATTAAACGTTAAAAAAGCACCAAATGGCCAAAATTTACATTCTGTTCGTATTAACACGGGAGAATTAACACTGGCGTCTGTAACAGCACAAGTAGACGCAGCAGATCGTCGTCATACGGTGAAAAACCATACAGCGACACACCTTTTGCACCAAGCGCTAAAAGATACGTTAGGAACGCATGTTAACCAAGCGGGATCTTATGTAGGTCCAGATCGTTTACGTTTTGATTTTTCTCATTTTGGCCAAGTCACGAAAGAAGAGTTAGAGACCATTGAGAAAATCGTTAACGAAAAAGTATGGGAAGGAATCGCAGTTCAAACTGGATACCATAACTTGCAAGAAGCAAAAGATATGGGTGCAATGGCATTGTTCGGTGAGAAATACGGGGATGTTGTACGTGTCGTTGAAATTGGCGACTATTCACTAGAGTTATGTGGTGGCGTTCACGTATTCAATACATCGGAAATTGGCTTGTTTAAAATTGTTTCTGAAGGCGGCATAGGTGCTGGGGTACGCAGAATCGAAGCGCTAACAGGTAAAGGTGCCTATGAAAACTTGAAAGACAGTGAGCACGTATTAGAACAGGCGGCAGGATTATTAAAATCTTCTCCGAAAGAGATGATTCAAAAAGCGCAATCGGTTCAAGCTGAAATAAAAGCCTTTCAACGTGAAAATGAATCCTTGCTTGCGAAAATCTCTAACGCTCAATCTGCGGGCATTTTAGATGCAGCTCAAAAAATTGGAGACATTACCGTACTGTCCATTAAAGTCGAAGCAAAAGACAATAACCAATTGCGTCAAATGATGGATGACTTGAAAACGAAAATGGATAAAGCAGTAATCGTTCTTGGTGCGACAGACGGTGATAAAGTAATGCTTGCAGCAGGCGTGACAAAAGATTTGGCGGGTGGAGATTACCATGCGGGACAAATCGTTAAACACGTAGCAGAACAATGTGGTGGCAAAGGTGGCGGCCGGCCAGATATGGCAATGGCAGGTGCAAAAGATGTCGACAAGTTAGAGTCGGCACTCGAATCCGTTTATAGCTTAGTGAAATAG
- a CDS encoding DUF1292 domain-containing protein, producing the protein MEHGQEHITVVDENGNEQLFEVLFTFESADFGKSYVLYFPIGAEEDEEGEIEIHASSFTENPESDETEGGGELRPVETDEEWDMIEEMLNTFLDEEEENEEL; encoded by the coding sequence ATGGAACACGGACAAGAACACATTACAGTCGTTGATGAAAACGGCAACGAGCAATTATTTGAAGTATTGTTTACATTTGAATCAGCAGATTTCGGAAAATCATATGTTTTGTATTTCCCAATTGGCGCTGAAGAAGATGAAGAAGGCGAAATTGAAATTCACGCATCTTCATTCACAGAAAACCCTGAATCAGATGAAACTGAAGGTGGCGGAGAGCTTCGCCCAGTTGAAACTGACGAAGAGTGGGACATGATTGAAGAAATGTTGAACACGTTCCTTGACGAAGAAGAAGAAAACGAAGAGCTTTAA
- a CDS encoding IreB family regulatory phosphoprotein, whose translation MSSFDRTMKFDSSDESMEQEVKQVMLQVHAALEEKGYNPINQIVGYLLSGDPAYIPRHQDARNMIRKLERDEILEELVKFYIKKNNGE comes from the coding sequence GTGAGTTCATTTGATCGAACTATGAAATTCGATTCGTCTGATGAGTCGATGGAGCAAGAAGTGAAGCAAGTGATGCTACAGGTCCATGCTGCACTTGAAGAAAAAGGCTATAACCCGATCAATCAGATCGTCGGATATTTATTATCAGGTGATCCGGCTTATATTCCTCGCCATCAGGATGCGCGAAATATGATTCGCAAACTAGAACGGGATGAAATTCTAGAGGAACTTGTAAAGTTCTATATTAAGAAGAATAACGGAGAATAA